One Dioscorea cayenensis subsp. rotundata cultivar TDr96_F1 chromosome 17, TDr96_F1_v2_PseudoChromosome.rev07_lg8_w22 25.fasta, whole genome shotgun sequence DNA window includes the following coding sequences:
- the LOC120281274 gene encoding UDP-glycosyltransferase 73E1-like, with protein MTKQTTIISDSNNNTAPPPPPPPPSPPSPHVVLVPLMAQGHIIPMLDMARLLAERGTRVTFITTPSERVAHKTHHSPSARLTPTSRPPSRATPQKNLVPRPTCMINDMFNPWTANVARSLNIRRLVFHGPSCIHIYCSHVFHLHKIYETVTDEFEEIAVPGWFTSPGYEKLREEVLHAEETADGVVINTFDDVEPMFVEAYKKDDDFSARIVRGNKAAVDQEKLLCWLDSMEENSVLYVSFGSLIRMNVGQILEIGSGLEASESLWMELNVEAASNGVPMITWPQFGDQFLNERLVVEFLRIGIAIGVKKPVFNYGEDEIPVRRDDVERAVREFDE; from the exons ATGACCAAACAAACAACCATCATCAGTGACTCCAACAACAACactgctcctcctcctcctcctcctcctccttctcctccttctcctcatGTTGTTCTAGTTCCATTAATGGCACAAGGACACATAATCCCCATGCTTGACATGGCACGGCTGCTGGCCGAACGTGGCACCCGCGTCACCTTCATCACAACCCCCAGTGAACGCGTCGCGCATAAAACCCATCATAGTCCGAGTGCACGA CTCACTCCAACTTCTCGCCCTCCCTCTCGAGCAACGCCTCAAAAAAATCTCGTCCCCCGCCCCACCTGCATGATCAACGACATGTTCAACCCGTGGACGGCTAACGTCGCACGTTCACTCAACATTCGTCGCCTCGTCTTTCATGGCCCTTCTTGCATTCACATCTATTGTAGTCATGTTTTTCATCTGCATAAGATTTATGAGACCGTTACTGATGAGTTTGAAGAAATTGCTGTGCCTG GTTGGTTCACCTCGCCGGGTTATGAGAAGTTACGTGAGGAGGTTTTACATGCAGAGGAGACGGCTGATGGGGTGGTCATCAACACTTTCGATGATGTCGAGCCTATGTTTGTGGAGGCTTATAAGAAG GATGATGATTTTAGTGCTAGGATTGTGAGAGGGAACAAGGCTGCAGTGGATCAAGAGAAGTTGTTATGTTGGCTTGATTCTATGGAGGAAAATTCTGTGCTTTATGTCAGTTTTGGGAGTTTGATTCGGATGAATGTCGGGCAGATATTGGAGATTGGGTCAGGACTTGAGGCTTCTGAA TCATTGTGGATGGAACTCAACGTTGAGGCAGCGTCAAATGGTGTGCCAATGATCACTTGGCCGCAGTTTGGAGACCAGTTCTTGAATGAGAGGTTGGTTGTGGAGTTCCTGAGGATTGGGATTGCTATTGGAGTGAAGAAACCAGTGTTTAATTATGGTGAGGATGAGATTCCGGTAAGGAGGGATGATGTGGAGAGGGCTGTGAGGGAGTTTGATGAATGA
- the LOC120280904 gene encoding UDP-glycosyltransferase 73C6-like — protein MTNQTVIPLSQNSGNVPNPHFVLVPLMAQGHMIPMIDMVRLIASRGVHVTFVTTPINAARNNTSINSMHGSGLPIHFLTLPFPGTEAGLPEGCENLDTLPSRALIKNFLDACRLLKDPLINHLKAQSHLPPPSLIITDLSHPWTREVSKELSIPRLFFNGFGCFALLCSFNIRQHKIHETITDENELFVIPGMPDRIELTRAQAPGFFYTKELEKYTQEVREAEIDADGVVVNSFDELESPYCEWYQKTTGKKAWMIGPLSLSNKNVADVAARGNKAAIDESLCMSWLDSMKPSSVLYVSFGSMARTKVDQLLELGLALEASEKPFVWVIKAGEKMAEVEKWLSEGFEERTRSRGLIIRGWAPQVTILSHQAVGGFMTHCGWNSTLEGVTAGVPMITWPHFAEQFINEKLIVQVLKIGVSVGVKHPTKWGDDNGDAVLLEKERVEKAVATLMAEGEEAEEMRKRAKVLGEMAGRAMEEGGSSYQNLSNLIQCFNGADHGQVGDKKNALFA, from the coding sequence ATGACAAACCAAACAGTCATCCCACTTAGCCAAAATTCCGGCAATGTTCCCAACCCCCACTTTGTTCTAGTGCCGTTAATGGCGCAAGGCCACATGATCCCCATGATCGACATGGTTCGGCTCATCGCCAGCAGAGGCGTGCATGTCACCTTCGTCACCACCCCTATCAACGCTGCACGCAACAACACCTCCATAAACTCCATGCATGGCTCTGGCCTCCCTATCCATTTCCTCACCCTCCCATTCCCAGGCACTGAAGCTGGCCTCCCTGAAGGTTGTGAAAACCTTGACACTTTGCCATCCAGAGCCCTTATCAAGAACTTCCTAGATGCATGCCGTTTGCTCAAAGACCCTCTCATTAACCATCTCAAAGCTCAGAGTCATCTTCCTCCTCCAAGCCTCATCATCACTGACCTCTCTCATCCTTGGACTAGAGAGGTTTCCAAGGAGCTATCCATTCCAAGGCtcttttttaatggttttggcTGCTTTGCTCTTCTTTGTTCGTTCAACATACGTCAGCATAAGATTCATGAGACCATTACCGATGAGAATGAGCTGTTTGTCATCCCTGGAATGCCAGACAGGATAGAGTTGACACGTGCGCAGGCCCCTGGGTTTTTTTATACCAAAGAATTGGAGAAGTACACGCAGGAGGTAAGAGAAGCTGAGATTGATGCTGATGGCGTGGTGGTGAATAGCTTTGATGAGTTAGAGAGCCCGTACTGTGAATGGTACCAGAAAACAACTGGAAAGAAGGCTTGGATGATTGGTCCTCTGTCACTGTCTAACAAGAATGTAGCTGATGTGGCAGCCAGAGGGAACAAGGCAGCCATTGATGAAAGCTTGTGTATGAGCTGGCTTGACTCCATGAAACCAAGCTCAGTTCTTTACGTGAGCTTTGGTAGCATGGCACGCACAAAGGTTGATCAACTTCTGGAGTTGGGACTCGCACTTGAAGCTTCAGAGAAGCCTTTTGTATGGGTGATAAAAGCTGGGGAAAAGATGGCAGAGGTGGAGAAGTGGTTATCTGAAGGGTTTGAAGAGAGAACAAGATCAAGAGGTTTGATCATAAGAGGATGGGCTCCTCAGGTGACGATCTTATCACACCAAGCAGTTGGAGGGTTCATGACTCACTGTGGATGGAATTCCACTCTTGAAGGAGTGACTGCAGGTGTGCCAATGATCACATGGCCTCATTTTGCTGAACAGTTTATTAATGAGAAGTTGATTGTTCAAGTGCTGAAGATTGGAGTGTCAGTGGGAGTGAAGCATCCCACAAAGTGGGGTGATGATAATGGGGATGCAGTGCTGCTTGAGaaggagagggttgagaaggcaGTGGCGACGTTGATGGCTGAAGGAGAGGAAGCAGAGGAGATGAGGAAGAGAGCAAAGGTGTTGGGAGAGATGGCTGGCAGGGCAATGGAAGAAGGTGGTTCTTCTTATCAGAATTTGAGCAACTTGATACAGTGCTTCAATGGTGCTGATCATGGTCAAGTGGGGGACAAGAAGAATGCACTTTTTGCATag